A window from Primulina eburnea isolate SZY01 chromosome 2, ASM2296580v1, whole genome shotgun sequence encodes these proteins:
- the LOC140822985 gene encoding uncharacterized protein — MDEILSKICKYFPSVSESVLRKIYTGRCERLRLLMQKGIPEDIRFVIEAKVRLGGEVPQSLLIRYLPGLGNSTYAKKRMAKSLGVCHKCARWTCDKRCRSLGCVSNNREDKIDFIKNGLSKESLDNILLTLETHSSGHMHIELFSLWKQFQDECHSLGNLTKKDPVCQFIRKLDGKHILDS; from the coding sequence atggatgaaattctctcaaaaatttgtaaatattttccctctgtttctgaaagtgttctaagaaaaatttatacaggaaggtgtgaaagattgagattgctaatgcaaaaaggaattccagaagatattcgttttgtaattgaagctaaggttcgattaggaggagaagttccacaatcattgctcattcggtatttgcctggattaggaaatagcacttatgcgaaaaaacgaatggccaaaagtttaggggtttgtcataagtgtgcaagatggacttgtgacaaacgatgcagatctttgggatgtgtttccaataacagagaagataaaattgatttcattaagaatgggctgagtaaggagtctttagataacatcttattgactcttgagacgcattctagtggacatatgcatattgaacttttcagtttatggaaacaatttcaagatgagtgtcatagtcttgggaatctgactaaaaaagaccctgtttgccaatttataagaaaattggatgggaagcatatcctcgactcatag